Proteins co-encoded in one Brassica rapa cultivar Chiifu-401-42 chromosome A02, CAAS_Brap_v3.01, whole genome shotgun sequence genomic window:
- the LOC103851338 gene encoding heptahelical transmembrane protein 1, producing MDQDDQRDEAETVTCGNSKCKSKIVPGDGQDGDETKKKNKKISHKATRRRQLISFSELPDYMKDNEFILNYYRADWSIRDAFFSVFSFHNESLNVWTHLLGFILFVALTIANVMHHDKFFPVDAKSPRNVTRWPFFVFLGGSMFCLLSSSICHLFCCHSKDLNLVLLRIDYTGISVMIITSFFPAMYYIFLCTPRWYVIYLTGITSMGIFAIITLFTPSLSSPKYRGFRALLFAVMGLFGIVPGVHALVVNWGNPQRNATLVYELAMAVFYLVGTGFYVGRVPERFKPGWFDRVGHSHQIFHVFVLLGALSHYAAALLFLDWRDHVSC from the exons ATGGACCAAGATGATCAGAGAGACGAAGCAGAGACGGTAACGTGCGGTAACAGCAAGTGCAAGAGCAAGATCGTCCCTGGAGATGGTCAAGATGGAGACGAAACCAAGAAAAAGAACAAGAAGATATCGCATAAGGCAACAAGACGACGTCAACTAATATCGTTTAGTGAGCTTCCGGATTACATGAAGGATAACGAATTTATATTGAATTATTACAGAGCTGATTGGTCCATTAGAGATGCTTTCTTCAGCGTCTTCAGTTTCCACAATGAGTCCCTCAACGTTTGGAc ACATTTACTAGGTTTCATCTTATTTGTGGCACTTACTATTGCCAACGTTATGCATCACGATAAGTTCTTCCCCGTG GATGCAAAGAGTCCAAGGAATGTAACAAGATGGCCATTCTTCGTCTTCTTAGGAGGCTCAATGTTCTGCTTACTCTCAAGCAGCATTTGTCACCTCTTCTGCTGCCACTCCAAAGACCTTAACCTTGTCCTCCTCCGCATAGACTATACCGGTATCTCGGTCATGATCATCACTTCCTTCTTTCCAGCAATGTACTACATCTTCCTATGCACTCCTCGTTGGTACGTCATCTACCTCACAGGCATCACCTCTATGGGAATCTTCGCAATCATCACACTCTTCACTCCATCACTCTCCTCTCCCAAGTACCGCGGTTTTCGCGCTTTGCTCTTCGCCGTCATGGGGCTTTTCGGTATCGTTCCAGGTGTCCATGCCCTAGTGGTTAACTGGGGAAACCCGCAAAGGAACGCGACGCTTGTTTATGAGTTGGCTATGGCAGTGTTCTATCTTGTTGGGACAGGGTTCTATGTAGGGAGAGTGCCTGAGAGGTTTAAACCGGGATGGTTTGATCGTGTGGGACATAGTCATCAGATCTTTcatgtgtttgttttgttgGGTGCTTTGTCTCACTATGCAGCTGCTCTCTTGTTCTTGGACTGGCGTGACCATGTTAGTTGTTAa